The proteins below are encoded in one region of Rhizobium sp. 9140:
- the istA gene encoding IS21 family transposase, whose protein sequence is MLTDRQVPRKQRHTAKRVFDRLRDECGFTGGYTIIKDYMRERDQRRQEVFVPLSHPPGHAQADFGEAMVVIGGVEQKAHFFVLDLPHSDGCYVRAYPAAVAEAWVDGHVHAFAFFGAVPQSIVYDNDRCLVAKILPDGTRKRATLFSGFLSHYLIRDRYGRPGKGNDKGNVEGLVGYARRNFMVPIPQFATWEAFNTFLEEQCRKRQRDRLRGESETIGERLRRDLAAMRALPASPFDACDQASAKVTAQSLVRYKTNDYSVPVAYGHQDVWVRGYVNEVVIGGRGEIIARHPRCWEREDVVFDPVHYLPLIEQKINSLDQAAPLQGWDLPQEFATLRRLMEGRMAKHGRREYVQVLRLLESFELADLHAAVKQAIQLGAIGFDAVKHLILCRVERRPPRLDLSIYPYLPRATVETTSAKAYMRLLSSDAGEVA, encoded by the coding sequence AAGGATTACATGCGCGAGCGGGATCAGCGCCGCCAGGAAGTGTTCGTGCCGCTGTCGCATCCGCCCGGCCATGCGCAGGCCGATTTCGGTGAGGCGATGGTGGTCATCGGCGGTGTCGAGCAGAAGGCGCATTTCTTCGTGCTCGACCTTCCGCACAGCGACGGCTGCTACGTGCGGGCCTATCCGGCGGCAGTGGCCGAGGCCTGGGTCGATGGCCATGTCCATGCGTTCGCTTTCTTCGGCGCCGTGCCGCAATCGATCGTCTACGACAACGACCGTTGCCTGGTGGCGAAGATTTTGCCTGACGGCACCCGCAAGCGCGCGACGTTGTTCAGCGGCTTCCTGTCCCACTACCTTATCCGGGATCGCTATGGCCGTCCCGGCAAGGGCAACGACAAGGGGAACGTCGAGGGTCTCGTCGGCTATGCCCGGCGCAACTTCATGGTACCGATCCCGCAGTTTGCGACATGGGAGGCGTTCAACACCTTTCTGGAGGAGCAGTGCCGGAAGCGCCAGCGCGACAGGCTGCGCGGCGAGAGCGAGACGATCGGCGAGCGCTTGCGGCGCGATCTGGCTGCCATGCGCGCCTTGCCAGCCTCGCCATTTGATGCCTGCGACCAGGCAAGTGCCAAGGTGACGGCGCAGTCGCTGGTGCGCTACAAGACCAACGACTATTCCGTCCCGGTCGCCTATGGCCATCAGGATGTGTGGGTGCGCGGCTATGTCAACGAAGTGGTCATTGGTGGCCGTGGCGAGATCATCGCCCGCCATCCTCGGTGCTGGGAACGGGAAGACGTCGTCTTCGATCCTGTCCATTACCTGCCGCTGATCGAGCAGAAGATCAATTCGCTGGATCAGGCAGCGCCCCTCCAGGGCTGGGACTTGCCGCAAGAGTTCGCTACGCTGCGCCGGTTGATGGAAGGCCGCATGGCCAAACACGGCCGGCGTGAGTACGTGCAGGTCCTCCGCCTGCTGGAGAGCTTCGAACTCGCCGATCTGCATGCGGCGGTGAAGCAGGCGATCCAGCTTGGCGCCATTGGCTTTGACGCCGTCAAGCATCTGATCCTGTGCCGGGTGGAACGCCGGCCGCCCAGACTGGACCTGTCCATCTACCCGTATTTGCCGAGGGCGACGGTCGAGACGACATCGGCGAAGGCGTATATGCGTCTCCTGTCGTCGGATGCGGGAGAAGTCGCATGA
- the istB gene encoding IS21-like element helper ATPase IstB, with translation MNTQAPEILLTHYLKTLKLPSFQREYQKLARLCATEGVDHVGYLTRLAEREMIERDRRKVERRIKAARFPVVKSLDSFDFAAIPKLNRMQVLELARCEWIERRENVIALGPSGTGKTHVALGLGLAACQKGLSVGFTTAAALVSEMMEARDERRLIRFQKQMAAYQLLIIDELGFVPLSKTGAELLFELISQRYERGATLITSNLPFDEWTETLGSERLTGALLDRITHHVSILEMNGDSYRLAQSRARKAG, from the coding sequence ATGAACACCCAAGCACCCGAGATCCTTCTCACCCATTATCTCAAAACCCTGAAGCTGCCGAGTTTCCAGCGCGAGTACCAGAAGCTGGCCCGGCTGTGCGCCACCGAAGGCGTCGATCATGTCGGATACCTCACCCGGCTTGCCGAGCGGGAGATGATCGAACGGGACCGTCGCAAGGTCGAGCGTCGCATCAAGGCGGCCAGGTTCCCGGTCGTCAAAAGCCTCGACAGTTTCGACTTCGCCGCCATCCCAAAGCTGAACAGGATGCAGGTGCTGGAACTGGCGCGCTGCGAATGGATCGAGCGCAGGGAGAACGTTATCGCTCTCGGCCCCAGCGGCACGGGCAAGACCCATGTGGCGCTCGGCCTCGGCCTGGCCGCCTGCCAGAAGGGCCTGTCCGTTGGGTTCACGACAGCGGCCGCACTGGTCAGCGAGATGATGGAGGCGCGCGACGAGCGGCGTCTCATCCGGTTCCAGAAGCAGATGGCCGCCTACCAGCTGTTGATCATCGATGAACTGGGCTTCGTGCCGCTGTCAAAGACCGGCGCGGAATTGCTGTTCGAGCTGATCTCGCAACGATACGAGCGAGGCGCGACCCTGATCACCAGCAACCTTCCTTTTGACGAATGGACGGAAACCTTGGGGTCCGAGCGCCTGACCGGCGCTTTGCTCGACCGCATCACCCATCACGTCAGCATCCTCGAGATGAACGGCGACAGCTATCGTCTCGCCCAAAGCCGCGCCCGAAAGGCCGGCTGA